TTTGCGCCAACACAAGGTTTCATGCCAAAATACACTGCGGGGATTTATGAAGAGCAGGAAACGGAAATGATCGTAAACAGAGGGTTGGGGAATAGTCTGTTTCCTTACCGGGTCTTTAATTTGCCTGAAATTTATGCCGTTGAGCTGAAAAAGGAAAGCTAGTCAGTAGTTTTTCTAATATATGCTGCATGTTTTCTAATAAGCTTGAAAAAGTTCTAATATAATGTGGAAGTTCTAATAAATGTTCAAGAAGTTCTAAAATAGGTTTTAGTTCTTCTAATAAACAGGTGAACTGTTCAAATAAAGTGTTCCATTGTTCTAATAAACTCAAAAAAGTTCTAATATAATCCCATAAGAGTAGGGATCCCTTTCTAAAAGCGCAAAATATTCGTAAGCTTGTGCAGAGTATCGTAAAATAAGTGAAAACAGATCTTAGGAGTATGCAAATGGAAGGGATTATTACACTACTTGCAATGGTGGGAATTATTGCAATGATCGTGCGTTTTATGCCGAAAAAAGGCGTGAAATATATTACGACAAAAGAGCTGCAGCCTTTACTGGAAGACGAGAAATATGTATTTGTGGATGTCCGTACACAAAATGAATATAAAGAGGCTCACATTCCTCAGTTTATTAATCGTCCTCTTGGAACGTATTTAGGGGATTTGCCGAAAGATCGGCCAATTGTCGTCATTTGTCAAAGTGGGGCGCGCAGTAATAAGGCGTGCAAGGAACTTGTGAAGCTCGGTTATACCGATATAACAAATGTCCGCCGTGGTATGAATGGACTGCGTGCAGGTTAAATAGAAGAAGCTAATGAATGGTACAATCCATCATTAGCTTTTTCATTTATCCCGCAACAGGTTATTGAAAGGCTTCTTTCATAGCCTCAATCAGCGCTTCTGCCGATACCTTTTTTTCACCGCCGCCTTGCACAAGTGCATCATTTCCGCCGCCTTTACCATTAATGAGCGGTAAAGCAGCAGCAGAAATATCTTTCATCGATTTCATTTGCTCACTGCCGCGTGCCGCAACAAATTGTAGCTTGTCTTCATTATCGGCAACGAGCAGTGCAATTGCCTCACTATTTTGCTGTGTAATAAAACGTGCCAGCTTCTGCAAACTTTGAATTGAGCGGTTTTCGAAGGTCGCTGCAGCAACTTTTTCGTTTGCTAATTCTTTTGCTTCAAATTCAAGAAGGGCGTCTTGCGCTTCCGTTAAATTCTTCTCTGTTTGTTTTGCTGTTTTCGCGAATTTACGCAACGCATCAGCTGCTTCCTCTTCCGGTGCGCTCAATTGGCGGGCCACATCGCTTAAAACCTGTTTACGCATAGCCAGCTGCTGTAATACGCGATTACCGCAAACGAAATGTACACGAATCTGCTTTTTCATTTTCTCCGTAGCTAAAATCTTCAACAAGCCTACTTGTCCGGTAGAAGTAGGATGTGTACCGCCACAGCCGTTGTAGTCATAGTCGGGGATAATGACTAACCGGATATCTTCGTCGACTTTCACATCTTTTCTTAAGTTATATTGCGCTAATTCCTCTTTTGTCACCCATTTTGTTTCAATCGGACGGTTTTCCAAAATGATTTCATTAGCACGTTTTTCCACTGCCGCCAACTGATCTTCAGATACTTCACCAACATTTAAATCAATTGTTACAAGCTCTGTTCCTAAATGGAAGCTTACTGTCGCCATATCAAACAATTCCACAAAGGCTGCCGTTAAAATATGCTGTCCCGCATGTTGTTGCATATGGTCGAATCGACGCGACCAATGTAGTTTCCCGGATATTTCCCCGGAAATATTCGACACATCGGCTGCCGTATAATGACGAATTTCCTCATCGATTTTCTCAACATCAATAATTTCCAGTTCATTAATCCAGCCGGTATCATGGGGTTGCCCGCCACCAGTAGGATAAAATGCCGTATTGTTCAGTACAATGAAATTTCCCGTTTCATCTTTACCTGTTTTCACAACCTGTGCCGTAAATTCCTTCATCATTGCATCTTCGTAATAAAATAGATTTTTCAAAGTCCATCACTCCTTAATTTCTAGTTTGTCATATGAAAACGTTGCTGTCACGGTGTAAATGAATGATTGTTATTTGACGCGCGGCAATTTTCGTTTATGATAAAATAGAAGCATTTCCCGGAAGGAGCATGAATATGAATATTACGCAATTTTCAATAGAAGAAATTTTAGATCCGACGAAGATTATTGAAGGTAAGCGTTATGAGTTTTTATTAGATGTAGAAGTGGATGAGGAAGATGAACTGTATTCCGCTGCAGGATTAGAAATCCGTGTAATCGTTGGAGTAATAGATGACAACGTACGCATCGTGAACTATTTTATTATCGATAAAGCCAATAATGAGTTTTTGGATTTTGCATTGGAAGAAGACGAAGAAGCAATGATTTTAGCGTTTTGCAAAGAGGAATTATTTGCTGATTCAAGTGAAACAGAAGCTGAATAATCATCAAAAAAAGGTAGCGAATTCGCTACCTTTTTTTAATCAATATATTTCGTTTTCAGCTGGTCTGCACCGATCCCGCCAATTACCATTAAGGCTAACGGCAAGAAGTTTGAAAGGACTTTTGGTAAGCCTTCAGGAATGATAATATTCATACCCGCAAAATGATTTAAGCCTATTATAATCAGTTTTGCGGCCAATAAAAATATCCCTAATAAAAACACGCTATCAAAGAACGCTTTCCATTTTGGATACGCCAATTTCTTACTATCTCGAATTACTTTTTCTTTCAATTCTCCGTCACTCCTCAACATTTCATCGATTGTGATGCCGAATAAATCACTCAAATCAATGATTACTTCAATACTCGGATAGTTTTTTCCGGTTTCCCATTTTGAAACGGATTGGCGACTAACATGAATTTTCTCGGCAAGTTCGGCTTGTGACCAACCTCTTTTTTCTCGTTCTTTTTTTAATCGTTCACTAAAAATCATGTGAGTCATCCCCTTCCTTGTTTTCAGTATTGATGAAGTGTACGGATAAAGTAAAGATAGTTATAGGTGCGTCAGGGCGCAACCTCGTGTTGACACTGATTTTTCCCGGTCTAATCATAACTTATAATGTTCAAAAAATGAAAATATAAAAGGAGTATCCCGCAAATTTACTTCCACGGGATACTCCTGTTTTGTTGTTATAAGTTATTTTACCAAGCGGCAATTGCGCCATCAGTACGTGGTTCTGTTCCGCCGTACAGTACGCCAGTGTTCTGGTCACGCCAAATAATTTGACCGCGTCCGAAACTGCCGCCGTCGACTGCAACATGAATATCATGACCTTTCCGCTGCAATGCCTGCACTAAATAACTAGGGAAGTGGGGTTCGACTTCAATGCGTTTTTCCCCAATCCATTGCCATCTCGGCATATCAAGGGCTGCTTGCGGGTTGAGTGCAAAATCGATTGTGGACGTAATGACCTGAAAATGACCTTGAGGCTGCATATAGCCGCCCATTACGCCAAAGGGACCGACTGCTTCATTATCCTTCGTTAAGAATCCCGGAATAATTGTATGGTATGTACGTTTTCCTGGCTTTAAGAAGTTCGGGTGTGTCTCATCCAGCGAGAAGTCATAGCCACGGTTTTGAAGTGCTATACCCGTTTCCGGAATAACAATACCTGAACCGAAGCCCATATAGTTACTTTGAATATACGACACCATATTGCCATCTGCATCAGCTGTTGCTAAATACACCGTACCGCCTTTTGGAATGTCGAACGGTTTCGGATCAAGTGCTGTATCGCTGATTTCCGCAAAGCGTGACTCTCCATAAGATTTAGATAATAGTGTTTCGACATTTACCGGCATTTCATTTGATTCTGTGACAAATGCTTTGCCGTCCGTATAGGCAAGCTTCATCGCTTCGATCTGATTATGTAGATTTTCTGCATCCTGCCACTTTGGCTCCGCATGCTGATAAATATTCAGTGCCATCTGTGCGACGATGCCTTGGCCATTCGGCGGGATTTCCCATACATCATAGCCTTTGTAATGCACTTTAATCGGGTTCACCCACTCTGG
This genomic window from Solibacillus sp. FSL R5-0449 contains:
- a CDS encoding rhodanese-like domain-containing protein → MEGIITLLAMVGIIAMIVRFMPKKGVKYITTKELQPLLEDEKYVFVDVRTQNEYKEAHIPQFINRPLGTYLGDLPKDRPIVVICQSGARSNKACKELVKLGYTDITNVRRGMNGLRAG
- a CDS encoding DHHA1 domain-containing protein produces the protein MKNLFYYEDAMMKEFTAQVVKTGKDETGNFIVLNNTAFYPTGGGQPHDTGWINELEIIDVEKIDEEIRHYTAADVSNISGEISGKLHWSRRFDHMQQHAGQHILTAAFVELFDMATVSFHLGTELVTIDLNVGEVSEDQLAAVEKRANEIILENRPIETKWVTKEELAQYNLRKDVKVDEDIRLVIIPDYDYNGCGGTHPTSTGQVGLLKILATEKMKKQIRVHFVCGNRVLQQLAMRKQVLSDVARQLSAPEEEAADALRKFAKTAKQTEKNLTEAQDALLEFEAKELANEKVAAATFENRSIQSLQKLARFITQQNSEAIALLVADNEDKLQFVAARGSEQMKSMKDISAAALPLINGKGGGNDALVQGGGEKKVSAEALIEAMKEAFQ
- a CDS encoding DUF6509 family protein; translated protein: MNITQFSIEEILDPTKIIEGKRYEFLLDVEVDEEDELYSAAGLEIRVIVGVIDDNVRIVNYFIIDKANNEFLDFALEEDEEAMILAFCKEELFADSSETEAE
- a CDS encoding helix-turn-helix transcriptional regulator; this translates as MIFSERLKKEREKRGWSQAELAEKIHVSRQSVSKWETGKNYPSIEVIIDLSDLFGITIDEMLRSDGELKEKVIRDSKKLAYPKWKAFFDSVFLLGIFLLAAKLIIIGLNHFAGMNIIIPEGLPKVLSNFLPLALMVIGGIGADQLKTKYID
- a CDS encoding gamma-glutamyltransferase family protein, yielding MDHLHYPFPSKRNTVIANRGMVATSQPLAAQAGLDILKKGGNAVDAAIATAAALTVVEPTSNGIGGDAFALVWMKDELYGLNASGPSAKSISKEALTERGLDQIPMHGVIPVTVPGAPSAWAALSKRFGKLPLNEALAPAISYAEEGYPISVTLGQYWQSAYKKYKKNFTTEEFQHWFETFSIDGRMPEIGEVWSSPAHGDTLRKIAKTNGEAFYKGEIADKIDAFMKKHNGFISKEDLESYEPEWVNPIKVHYKGYDVWEIPPNGQGIVAQMALNIYQHAEPKWQDAENLHNQIEAMKLAYTDGKAFVTESNEMPVNVETLLSKSYGESRFAEISDTALDPKPFDIPKGGTVYLATADADGNMVSYIQSNYMGFGSGIVIPETGIALQNRGYDFSLDETHPNFLKPGKRTYHTIIPGFLTKDNEAVGPFGVMGGYMQPQGHFQVITSTIDFALNPQAALDMPRWQWIGEKRIEVEPHFPSYLVQALQRKGHDIHVAVDGGSFGRGQIIWRDQNTGVLYGGTEPRTDGAIAAW